Within Syntrophorhabdaceae bacterium, the genomic segment TATGGGTATAACACTGGTGGCCCACATCCCAGATGATCGTGTCCTCCGGCGTATCGAATACGTAGTGAAGCGCAATGGTGAGCTCTACTACGCCGAGATTTGATGAAAGGTGACCGCCGGTTCTGGAAATAACATCAACGATAAAGGGCCTTATCTCTTCAGCAAGCCGGATAAGTTCCGGGATCGTGAATTTTTTTAAATCTTTCGGTGAATGGATCTTTTCGAGGAGCATTATGAAACCCTGTTGCCGATGTATTGGGCAATCTCTTTCAGTATCCGGGCATTTTCTCCAAGAAAATCGATTGAAAGTATTGCTTCATTGACGAGTTGTTCGAGTTTGTACTTTGACGCGAGGATACCGTAATGTTTGATATAGGTCTGTTTGTTCGTGTCTTTTTTTAACCTTTTTCCAACAATCTCTTCATCTCCCTCGGTATCCAGTATATCATCCATGATCTGAAATGCCAGCCCGATACATTCGCCGTATTTCGTGAAACCCTTCAGCTCCTTGGCTTTTGCCGCTCCCGCAATGGCCCCGATCCTGACGGATGCCCTGATGAGCGTGGCGGTTTTGTGCATGTGGATGTACTGGAGAATGTTTTTTGATCCTTCCTTGCCGTCATAGAGTATATCCATGACCTGTCCACCTATCATCCCTTCTGCTCCGGCGGCGCTGGCTATCTCGAAAATGATCTGTTTGAGGACCTTCGGGTTCAGTCTCTCCGTATAACGGGTATCGGTAATGATCCTGAAGGCTTCTGTAAGGAGACCATCTCCTGCCATAACCGCGAGCGCCTCGCCGAAAACCTTATGGCATGTAGGTTTCCCGCGCCTTAAGTCATCGTTATCTACGCACGGAAGGTCATCGTGGATGAGGGAGTATGTATGGATCATTTCAAGGGCGCAGGCACAGGGAAGGATGTCATCGCTGCTTTTCCCTTTGGCCTCGCAGGTCGCGACCGCAAGGACAGGACGTATCCTCTTGCCATTGGAGAATAACATGTATTCCATGGC encodes:
- a CDS encoding polyprenyl synthetase family protein, whose translation is MDLSTYLHDKKIIIENTLKEICASFVSTPGVLRDAMEYMLFSNGKRIRPVLAVATCEAKGKSSDDILPCACALEMIHTYSLIHDDLPCVDNDDLRRGKPTCHKVFGEALAVMAGDGLLTEAFRIITDTRYTERLNPKVLKQIIFEIASAAGAEGMIGGQVMDILYDGKEGSKNILQYIHMHKTATLIRASVRIGAIAGAAKAKELKGFTKYGECIGLAFQIMDDILDTEGDEEIVGKRLKKDTNKQTYIKHYGILASKYKLEQLVNEAILSIDFLGENARILKEIAQYIGNRVS